A stretch of Faecalibacterium duncaniae DNA encodes these proteins:
- a CDS encoding DUF5685 family protein, with protein sequence MFGYVIPNQAALSPEAQARYRAAYCGLCRRIGALHGTRGRLTLSYDLTFLDLLLCSLYEGESACVTGCDHCPIHPIRKVEWRSSGPTDYCADLSVALHYYNAQDKWNDDHSLLGLGFEKMLAAPTQQAAARWPRQCSAIRTCLDRLARYEAEGSEDLDAVSGCFGELMAELFDYRQDHWSPELRNIGFNLGKYIYLLDAYDDLARDERKGAYNPLRTLSREPGYEEEMREIFELLLANCARSFERLPCVENVDLLRNILYSGVWLKYHCKNAKKKDKTA encoded by the coding sequence ATGTTCGGATATGTTATCCCGAATCAGGCCGCGCTCAGCCCGGAGGCGCAGGCGCGGTACCGCGCGGCCTACTGCGGGCTCTGCCGCCGCATTGGCGCGCTGCACGGCACCCGGGGACGGCTGACCCTGAGCTATGACCTGACCTTTCTGGATCTGCTGCTGTGCAGCCTGTATGAGGGCGAAAGCGCCTGTGTGACAGGCTGTGACCACTGCCCCATCCACCCCATCCGGAAGGTGGAGTGGCGTTCCAGCGGCCCCACCGATTACTGCGCGGACCTGAGCGTGGCTTTGCACTACTACAACGCGCAGGACAAGTGGAACGATGACCACAGCCTGCTGGGCCTGGGCTTTGAAAAGATGCTTGCCGCCCCCACGCAGCAGGCCGCTGCCCGCTGGCCCCGCCAGTGCAGCGCCATCCGCACCTGTCTGGATCGGCTGGCCCGGTACGAGGCCGAGGGCAGCGAGGATCTGGATGCCGTTTCCGGCTGCTTTGGGGAACTGATGGCCGAGCTGTTCGATTACAGGCAGGATCACTGGTCGCCGGAGCTGCGCAACATCGGCTTCAACCTGGGCAAGTATATCTACCTGCTGGATGCCTACGACGACCTGGCCCGGGACGAGCGCAAGGGCGCATACAATCCCCTGCGCACCCTGAGCAGAGAGCCCGGGTACGAGGAAGAGATGCGGGAGATCTTTGAGCTGCTGCTGGCCAACTGCGCCCGCAGCTTTGAGCGCCTGCCCTGTGTGGAGAACGTTGACCTTCTGCGCAACATCCTGTATTCGGGCGTGTGGCTCAAATATCACTGCAAAAACGCAAAAAAGAAGGACAAAACCGCCTGA
- the rsmH gene encoding 16S rRNA (cytosine(1402)-N(4))-methyltransferase RsmH, with protein MDTEKTAQPFDPASFEHVPVLLNECLDGLKIDPAGTYLDGTAGGAGHSRQIALRLNGEQGGRLISLDQDPDAVQTARARLAGLPATVVQINFRYAGQALEQLGIETINGALLDLGVSSHQLDDAARGFSYRADAPLDMRMSQEGETAADLVNSESREELARILRDYGEEPFAWQIAGRIVEARETAPIETTLQLADIVASAMPPAERRKNKNPSRRTFQALRIAVNHELDALEEGLDTIFAHLAPGGRLCVITFHSLEDRLVKNKFRRWSTACTCPPEFPVCVCGGKAKAKLITRKPIEANTQELEENRRSRSAHLRVLEKI; from the coding sequence ATGGACACAGAAAAAACAGCACAGCCCTTTGACCCGGCCTCGTTTGAGCATGTCCCGGTGCTGCTGAACGAGTGCCTGGACGGCCTGAAGATCGACCCGGCGGGCACCTATCTGGACGGCACGGCGGGCGGCGCGGGGCACTCCCGCCAGATCGCCCTGCGGCTGAACGGCGAGCAGGGCGGCAGGCTCATCTCGCTGGATCAGGACCCCGATGCCGTGCAGACGGCCCGGGCCCGGCTGGCGGGCCTGCCTGCCACCGTGGTGCAGATCAACTTCCGCTATGCCGGACAAGCTCTGGAGCAGCTGGGCATTGAAACGATCAACGGCGCGCTGCTGGATCTGGGCGTGTCCAGCCATCAGCTGGATGACGCGGCCCGGGGCTTTTCCTACCGGGCAGATGCCCCGCTGGACATGCGGATGAGCCAGGAGGGTGAGACGGCCGCCGATCTCGTGAACAGCGAGAGCCGGGAGGAGCTGGCCCGCATCCTGCGGGATTACGGCGAGGAGCCCTTCGCCTGGCAGATCGCGGGCAGGATCGTGGAAGCCCGGGAAACTGCCCCCATTGAAACGACATTGCAGCTGGCGGATATCGTGGCCAGCGCCATGCCCCCGGCGGAGCGCCGGAAGAACAAAAACCCCTCCCGCCGCACCTTCCAGGCACTGCGCATTGCGGTAAACCATGAGCTGGACGCACTGGAAGAGGGGCTGGACACCATTTTTGCGCATCTCGCACCGGGTGGAAGACTTTGCGTGATCACCTTCCACTCGCTGGAGGACCGGCTGGTCAAAAACAAGTTCCGCCGCTGGTCCACCGCCTGCACCTGTCCGCCGGAGTTCCCGGTGTGCGTCTGCGGCGGCAAGGCCAAGGCAAAGCTGATCACACGCAAACCCATTGAAGCCAACACGCAGGAGCTGGAAGAGAACCGGCGCAGCCGCTCGGCCCACCTGCGGGTTTTGGAAAAGATCTGA
- a CDS encoding flavodoxin family protein: MKVLLINGSPHEKGCTYTALSLIAGELNASGIETEILNVGTKPVGGCIGCGGCAAGKGCVFGGVVNEAIEKAKTADAFVFGTPVHYASASGNMTSFMDRLAYAGGKYLAYKPAAICASARRAGTTTTLDQLVKYPEFFHMPLVSGSYWPMVHGSKPEQVLEDEEGCAVMRELGRNMAWLLKCIELGKANGITHPENPRRPMTNFIR, from the coding sequence ATGAAAGTCCTGCTCATCAACGGCAGCCCCCACGAGAAGGGCTGCACCTATACCGCCCTGTCCCTGATCGCCGGGGAGCTGAACGCCAGCGGCATCGAGACCGAGATCCTGAACGTCGGCACAAAGCCGGTGGGCGGCTGCATCGGCTGCGGCGGCTGTGCCGCCGGTAAGGGCTGCGTGTTCGGTGGCGTGGTCAACGAGGCCATCGAAAAGGCCAAGACCGCCGATGCCTTTGTGTTCGGCACACCTGTCCACTATGCGTCCGCCTCCGGCAACATGACCAGCTTCATGGACCGTCTGGCCTACGCGGGCGGCAAGTATCTGGCCTACAAGCCCGCTGCCATCTGCGCTTCGGCCCGCCGCGCCGGCACCACCACCACGCTGGACCAGCTGGTGAAGTATCCCGAGTTCTTCCACATGCCGCTGGTCAGCGGTTCCTACTGGCCCATGGTCCACGGCTCCAAGCCCGAGCAGGTGCTGGAGGATGAAGAGGGCTGCGCCGTGATGCGGGAGCTGGGCCGCAACATGGCCTGGCTGCTCAAGTGCATCGAACTGGGCAAAGCAAACGGCATCACCCACCCCGAGAATCCCCGCCGCCCCATGACCAATTTTATCCGCTGA
- a CDS encoding J domain-containing protein: MRDPYEVLGIQRGASEDEIKKAYRAKCKRWHPDLNPNDPTAEEHFKEVQAAYDAITKGETGPQMGGGYGGAYGQQSGPSYGGYQQGYQQNGYSNGDFGDFGFGYDPFGFGFGFGGNYQQQRGPGYNGADTPEMQAARNFIVNQRYPEARRVLDGITVRTARWYYLSSLANQGLGNSIDALQDARRAAQMEPGNTEYQMNLRNLQDPGRTYRTQTTYAQPGGLMRWCWSMILLNLLCNCCCGGGWGWRFRM; this comes from the coding sequence ATGAGAGACCCCTATGAGGTTCTGGGCATCCAGCGCGGTGCCAGCGAAGACGAGATCAAAAAGGCTTACCGTGCCAAGTGCAAGCGCTGGCACCCTGACCTGAACCCCAACGACCCCACCGCCGAAGAGCACTTCAAGGAGGTGCAGGCGGCATACGATGCCATCACCAAAGGCGAGACCGGCCCCCAGATGGGCGGCGGCTACGGCGGTGCCTACGGCCAGCAGAGCGGCCCCTCTTACGGCGGCTATCAGCAGGGGTACCAGCAGAACGGTTACTCCAACGGGGATTTCGGAGACTTTGGCTTCGGTTATGACCCCTTCGGGTTCGGATTCGGCTTTGGCGGCAATTATCAGCAGCAGCGCGGCCCCGGCTACAACGGTGCAGACACGCCTGAGATGCAGGCCGCCCGCAACTTCATCGTCAACCAGCGCTACCCTGAGGCCCGCCGCGTGCTGGACGGCATCACCGTGCGCACCGCCCGGTGGTATTATCTCTCCTCGCTGGCCAATCAGGGCCTGGGCAACAGCATCGATGCCCTGCAGGATGCCCGCCGCGCCGCCCAGATGGAGCCCGGCAACACCGAGTACCAGATGAACCTGCGCAATCTGCAGGACCCGGGCCGCACCTACCGCACCCAGACCACCTACGCCCAGCCCGGCGGCCTGATGCGCTGGTGCTGGAGCATGATCCTGCTCAACCTGCTGTGCAACTGCTGCTGTGGCGGCGGCTGGGGCTGGCGGTTCCGGATGTAA
- a CDS encoding peptidoglycan D,D-transpeptidase FtsI family protein gives MQTPSSNPKKNSVRRRSADPHARLSARLRHISFGAAVLLVVVAALTVIYSLYKIQIRDGATYRQYAAEQQLLDSTIQATRGEIYDTSGITLASTSVVWTIWADPSYSTALYTTTTDQDTKAETRTIDEAAMKEVCTQITLRLLSGDGESLDSVDTTSAEYQTQYQAVCDALSQNESSYQVLATKVNNAIKLSIEEYVKTYNKAHSKSGKSAGALEKILGKLGLGQEESDDGTPTVRKGRVSVSASKGFQRDYPYGRFAAAVLGFCNADGQGVYGLENSYESTLAGVNGRTITLRNAYGNAIADENATTYAAKDGSNLVLSLDVNIQEVVERYLNEAVAANTVENRGCAIVMNVKTGAILAMASKPDFDPNDPQDFSANLAYLTEQVQAEPELYTIYKKDENGNYLRDENGQKIADEEADYTGTYRDIQWKNKTITELYYPGSVFKVITAAMGVDSGKATYYTTLNCSGAYSVAKQTYHCAGRKSHGAQNLAEALRNSCNIYFIQLGQRVGSSLFYDYFDAFGFTERTGVDLPNETSFMQYYSKSRLGEVELASSAFGQAMAVTPLQVCTAISAAVNGGYLVTPHVVDKITDQNGNVVQEIGTNTRRQVISESASETIRQIMEFEVGDGTQGGGGNAYVAGYRIGGKSGTSEQLNMDRRADGDYKKVASFAAVLPANDPEILVYVMLDDPNNARTDYSSILAAPVVGNIISEIAPYLGIATDGVDRSGTTVKVPNLTGKEWSNAQVQLNIKGLKHHLAESESDQTAALVTYQYPRAGAEVPYGTTVYLYTDTYEGKHAEVPDVTGKSADFARQMLNAAGLNCTVEGSGMVQSQSEAPGSSVQRGTIVHLICG, from the coding sequence ATGCAAACACCATCCTCCAATCCCAAAAAGAACAGCGTCCGCCGCCGCAGTGCGGACCCGCACGCACGGCTCAGTGCCCGGCTGCGTCATATCAGCTTTGGTGCCGCCGTGCTTCTTGTGGTGGTCGCCGCGCTGACCGTGATCTACAGCCTGTACAAGATCCAGATCCGCGACGGTGCCACCTACCGCCAGTACGCCGCCGAGCAGCAGCTGCTGGACAGCACCATTCAGGCCACCCGCGGTGAGATCTACGACACCAGCGGCATCACGCTGGCTTCCACCAGCGTGGTCTGGACCATCTGGGCCGACCCCTCTTACAGCACGGCCCTGTATACCACCACTACCGATCAGGACACCAAGGCGGAGACCCGCACCATCGATGAGGCCGCCATGAAGGAGGTCTGCACCCAGATCACCCTGCGCCTGCTTTCGGGCGACGGCGAGAGTCTGGACAGCGTGGACACCACTTCGGCAGAGTACCAGACCCAGTATCAGGCGGTCTGCGATGCCCTCTCCCAAAACGAAAGCTCCTATCAGGTGCTGGCCACCAAGGTCAACAATGCCATCAAGCTCTCCATTGAGGAGTACGTCAAGACCTACAACAAGGCCCACAGCAAGAGCGGAAAATCCGCCGGTGCGCTGGAAAAGATCCTGGGCAAGCTGGGCCTGGGCCAGGAGGAGAGCGACGACGGCACCCCCACTGTCCGCAAGGGGCGGGTGTCGGTGTCGGCCTCCAAGGGCTTCCAGCGGGATTACCCCTACGGCCGCTTTGCCGCCGCCGTGCTGGGCTTCTGCAATGCGGATGGTCAGGGCGTGTACGGTCTGGAAAACTCCTATGAGTCCACGCTGGCCGGTGTGAACGGCCGCACCATCACCCTGCGCAACGCCTACGGCAACGCCATTGCCGATGAAAACGCCACCACCTACGCCGCCAAGGACGGTTCCAATCTGGTGCTCTCACTGGATGTGAACATTCAGGAGGTAGTGGAGCGCTACCTGAACGAGGCCGTGGCGGCCAACACCGTTGAGAACCGCGGCTGCGCCATTGTGATGAATGTCAAGACCGGTGCCATCCTTGCCATGGCCTCCAAGCCGGACTTTGACCCCAATGACCCACAGGATTTCAGCGCCAATCTGGCCTACCTGACGGAGCAGGTGCAGGCCGAGCCGGAGCTGTACACCATCTACAAAAAAGACGAGAACGGCAACTACCTGCGGGACGAGAACGGCCAGAAGATCGCGGATGAGGAGGCCGACTACACCGGCACCTACCGGGATATCCAGTGGAAGAACAAGACCATCACCGAGCTGTACTACCCCGGAAGCGTGTTCAAGGTCATCACCGCCGCCATGGGTGTGGACAGCGGCAAAGCGACCTATTACACCACCCTGAACTGCTCCGGTGCTTACAGCGTGGCAAAGCAGACCTACCACTGCGCCGGCAGAAAGTCGCACGGGGCCCAGAATCTGGCCGAGGCCCTGCGCAACAGCTGCAACATCTACTTCATCCAGCTGGGCCAGCGTGTGGGCTCCAGCCTGTTCTATGATTACTTTGATGCCTTTGGCTTTACCGAGCGCACCGGTGTGGACCTGCCCAATGAGACCAGCTTCATGCAGTATTACAGCAAGAGCCGTCTGGGCGAGGTGGAGCTGGCCTCCTCCGCCTTTGGTCAGGCCATGGCCGTGACCCCGCTGCAGGTGTGCACTGCCATCTCGGCGGCAGTCAACGGCGGCTATCTGGTCACCCCTCATGTGGTGGATAAGATCACGGACCAGAACGGCAATGTGGTGCAGGAAATCGGCACCAACACCCGCCGTCAGGTCATCAGCGAGAGCGCCAGCGAGACCATCCGCCAGATCATGGAGTTTGAGGTGGGCGACGGCACCCAGGGCGGCGGCGGCAACGCCTATGTTGCAGGCTACCGCATCGGCGGCAAATCCGGCACCTCCGAGCAGCTGAACATGGACCGCCGCGCCGACGGCGACTACAAGAAGGTGGCATCCTTTGCGGCTGTCCTGCCCGCCAACGACCCGGAGATCCTGGTCTATGTCATGCTGGACGACCCCAACAATGCCCGCACCGACTATTCCTCCATTCTGGCGGCTCCGGTGGTAGGCAACATCATCAGTGAGATCGCGCCCTATCTGGGCATCGCCACCGACGGCGTGGACCGCAGCGGCACCACCGTCAAGGTGCCCAACCTGACGGGCAAGGAGTGGAGCAATGCGCAGGTGCAGCTGAACATCAAGGGCTTGAAGCATCACCTGGCCGAGAGCGAATCCGACCAGACCGCCGCCCTTGTTACCTACCAGTACCCCCGCGCGGGGGCAGAGGTGCCCTACGGCACCACTGTTTATCTGTATACCGATACCTATGAGGGCAAGCACGCCGAGGTGCCGGACGTGACCGGCAAGAGCGCGGACTTTGCCCGGCAGATGTTGAACGCCGCAGGGCTCAACTGCACAGTCGAAGGCTCCGGCATGGTCCAGAGCCAGAGTGAGGCACCCGGCTCCAGCGTCCAGCGGGGAACCATCGTACATCTGATCTGTGGATAA
- a CDS encoding glycoside hydrolase family 2 protein, which translates to MEHYDWNDGWLFAPTFDPAIVRPECTGVELEPVRLPHTVKMLPYNYCNENEYQRVSGYRREFFAPKEWQGRTVLLTFGAVAHDATVFCNGRRVFHHGCGYTAFTVDLTESLLLGQKNVVAVRCDSREDLNIPPFGGQIDFLTYGGIYRAVSLDVKEPAYLRDIFIEAQAEGDFRIYSSTVGETIGCTLQAEIRSPAGSRALYSGELSLPIVGTLNGVHPWSVEHPFLYTLTVRLIRPGTSGLPDRVLDEKSTRFGFRTIQFVAGGFYLNGQRVELRGLNRHQSYAYQGYAMPDSIQQLDAQLLKKQLGCNAVRTSHYPQSPAFLDACDELGLLVFVEMPGWQHIGDEAWQAQALQNCREMVCQCRNHPSVFLWGVRVNGSSDNEAFYKRTNEAVHRLDPTRPTGGVRIARKSQLLEDVYAYNDYSYSGRGPGCEPRSAVTPDLRKGYLISEFGGQQFPAKAFDDEPHRLAQALRHAAVLNDAIAQQGVAGALGWCMADYNTHREFGSGDRICYHGVTDLFRNPKLSAAVYASQKTPRSPSDVVFEVSSSMALGDHPGGFAGACWVFTNAESVRLYRGNDFIAEFTPDRRGRFAALPHPPIEIQDFVGSLLEKYEGLDQSTAPQVAAILNEMRRDALNLSPLSRARMLSLRLSANDLLRMYYKYIGVLGGPSSVYRFEAVWHGRTVRTVVKEPVQSVRLECVVHNPILTDGPTWDCAAVSLRAIDQNGNLLPYCGEAVQLSVEGPVKILGPAIVPLRGGMAGTYLATTGEAGRAVLHCRMEGALDVEAALTVRKRSGAENAN; encoded by the coding sequence ATGGAACACTACGATTGGAACGACGGCTGGCTGTTTGCCCCCACCTTTGATCCCGCCATCGTCCGCCCCGAATGCACCGGGGTGGAGCTGGAGCCGGTGCGCTTGCCCCACACGGTCAAAATGCTGCCCTACAACTATTGCAACGAGAACGAATACCAGCGGGTGTCCGGCTACCGGCGGGAGTTTTTTGCGCCCAAAGAGTGGCAGGGCCGCACGGTACTGCTGACCTTTGGAGCCGTGGCCCACGATGCCACCGTGTTCTGCAACGGGCGGCGGGTGTTCCACCACGGGTGCGGCTACACCGCCTTTACTGTGGACCTGACCGAATCGCTGCTGCTGGGCCAAAAAAATGTGGTGGCTGTCCGGTGCGACAGCCGGGAGGACCTGAACATTCCTCCCTTCGGCGGGCAGATCGATTTTCTGACCTACGGCGGCATCTACCGGGCCGTCAGTCTGGACGTGAAGGAGCCCGCCTACCTGCGCGACATCTTCATCGAGGCGCAGGCCGAGGGCGATTTCCGCATCTATTCCTCCACGGTGGGCGAGACCATCGGCTGCACCCTGCAGGCCGAGATCCGCAGCCCCGCCGGGAGCAGAGCCCTGTACAGCGGTGAGCTCAGCCTGCCCATTGTGGGCACCCTGAACGGCGTGCACCCCTGGAGCGTGGAGCACCCCTTCCTCTATACCCTGACCGTCCGGCTTATCCGGCCCGGCACCAGCGGCCTGCCCGACCGGGTGCTGGACGAAAAGAGCACCCGGTTCGGCTTCCGCACCATCCAGTTCGTGGCCGGGGGCTTTTATCTGAACGGCCAGCGGGTGGAGCTGCGGGGCCTGAACCGGCATCAGAGCTACGCCTATCAGGGCTATGCCATGCCGGACAGCATTCAACAGCTGGATGCCCAATTGTTGAAAAAGCAGTTGGGCTGCAATGCAGTGCGCACCAGCCACTACCCCCAGAGCCCGGCTTTTCTGGATGCCTGCGATGAGCTGGGCCTGCTGGTGTTCGTGGAGATGCCCGGCTGGCAGCACATCGGGGATGAAGCCTGGCAGGCCCAGGCATTGCAGAACTGCCGCGAGATGGTCTGCCAGTGCCGCAACCACCCCAGCGTGTTCCTGTGGGGCGTGCGGGTGAACGGCAGTTCCGATAACGAGGCCTTTTACAAGCGCACCAACGAGGCTGTCCATCGGCTGGACCCCACCCGCCCCACCGGCGGCGTGCGGATCGCCCGCAAGAGCCAGCTGCTCGAGGACGTTTACGCCTACAACGATTACTCCTACTCCGGCCGGGGCCCGGGCTGCGAGCCCCGGTCTGCCGTTACGCCTGACCTGCGCAAGGGCTACCTCATCAGCGAGTTCGGGGGCCAGCAGTTCCCGGCCAAAGCCTTTGACGACGAGCCGCACCGGCTGGCACAGGCTCTGCGCCATGCTGCCGTCCTCAACGATGCCATTGCCCAGCAGGGCGTGGCCGGTGCCCTTGGCTGGTGCATGGCCGATTACAACACCCACCGCGAGTTCGGCAGCGGCGACCGCATCTGCTACCACGGCGTGACGGACCTGTTCCGCAACCCGAAGCTCTCTGCCGCCGTCTACGCAAGCCAGAAAACGCCCCGCTCCCCTTCGGACGTGGTGTTCGAGGTCTCTTCCAGCATGGCGCTGGGCGACCACCCCGGCGGCTTTGCCGGGGCCTGCTGGGTGTTCACCAACGCCGAGAGCGTCCGCCTCTACCGGGGCAACGATTTCATTGCCGAGTTCACCCCCGACCGCCGGGGCCGCTTTGCCGCCCTGCCCCACCCGCCCATCGAGATCCAGGATTTCGTCGGCTCCCTGCTGGAAAAGTATGAGGGCCTTGACCAGAGCACAGCCCCGCAGGTGGCGGCCATCCTCAACGAGATGCGCCGGGACGCGCTGAACCTTTCGCCTCTCTCCCGGGCGCGGATGCTCTCCCTGCGGCTGAGCGCAAACGACCTGCTCCGGATGTACTACAAATACATCGGCGTGCTGGGCGGGCCGTCCAGCGTTTACCGGTTTGAGGCGGTCTGGCACGGGCGCACCGTCCGCACCGTGGTCAAGGAGCCGGTGCAGTCGGTCCGGCTGGAATGCGTGGTGCACAATCCCATCCTGACCGACGGCCCCACCTGGGACTGCGCGGCGGTCAGCCTGCGGGCCATCGACCAGAACGGCAACCTGCTGCCCTACTGCGGTGAGGCCGTTCAGCTCAGCGTGGAAGGCCCGGTAAAGATCCTGGGCCCGGCCATCGTCCCCCTGCGGGGCGGCATGGCGGGCACCTACCTTGCCACCACCGGTGAAGCAGGCCGTGCCGTGCTGCACTGCCGGATGGAGGGCGCGCTGGATGTGGAGGCCGCCCTGACCGTGCGCAAGCGCTCCGGTGCAGAGAATGCCAATTAA
- the cysS gene encoding cysteine--tRNA ligase, whose product MQIFNTLTRQKEEFVPQVPGEYRIYVCGPTVYNYIHIGNARPLIVFDTLRRYLEYRGNKVIYVSNITDIDDKLIKKGQEEGTSMKEVAQRFEAEYLKDAAGLNCKKPTVQPRATEHIQQILDIVKDLIDSGHAYVAKNGDVYFRVKSDPEYGKLSHLKLDDLESGNRELRSQMEDDLKEDPADFAVWKAAKPGEPAWESPYGMGRPGWHIECSAMSRTHLGKTIDLHCGGQDLIFPHHENEIAQSECANGCEFAHYWMHNGFINVDNQKMSKSLHNFFTVRDVADLYGYEPIRYFMLTAGYRMPLNYTVDLIESCKNSLERLYTCRENLDFALSKTAFGTDETLTAKADEARAKFCKAMDDDLNTPDALAAVFDLVKEINTLSAASSKAALEAAAKAFDEITGVLGLMYNRKKDEVPAEVTELVEKRAAAKKAKDWAAADAIRAQLTEMGWAVKDTAQGPQLSKI is encoded by the coding sequence ATGCAGATTTTCAACACCCTGACCCGCCAGAAGGAAGAGTTTGTGCCGCAGGTGCCCGGCGAATACCGCATCTATGTCTGCGGCCCCACCGTTTACAACTATATCCACATCGGCAACGCCCGCCCGCTGATCGTGTTCGATACCCTGCGCCGCTATCTGGAATACCGCGGCAACAAGGTCATCTATGTCTCCAACATCACCGATATTGATGACAAGCTCATCAAGAAGGGCCAGGAGGAGGGCACCTCCATGAAGGAAGTGGCCCAGCGCTTTGAGGCCGAGTATCTCAAGGATGCCGCTGGTCTGAACTGCAAAAAGCCCACCGTCCAGCCCCGTGCAACGGAGCACATCCAGCAGATCCTGGACATCGTCAAGGACCTGATCGATTCCGGCCACGCCTACGTTGCCAAGAACGGGGATGTCTACTTCCGCGTCAAGAGCGACCCGGAGTACGGCAAACTGAGCCACCTCAAGCTGGACGATCTGGAGAGCGGCAATCGCGAGCTGCGCAGCCAGATGGAGGATGACCTGAAGGAAGACCCCGCCGATTTCGCCGTCTGGAAGGCTGCCAAGCCCGGCGAGCCCGCCTGGGAAAGCCCCTATGGCATGGGCCGCCCCGGCTGGCATATCGAGTGCAGCGCCATGAGCCGCACCCATCTGGGCAAGACCATCGACTTGCACTGCGGCGGTCAGGATCTGATCTTCCCCCACCACGAGAACGAGATCGCCCAGAGCGAGTGCGCCAACGGCTGCGAGTTTGCCCACTACTGGATGCACAACGGCTTCATCAACGTGGATAATCAGAAGATGTCCAAGAGCCTGCACAACTTCTTCACCGTCCGCGATGTGGCAGACCTCTACGGCTACGAGCCCATCCGCTATTTCATGCTGACCGCAGGCTACCGGATGCCCCTGAACTACACCGTGGACCTCATTGAGAGCTGCAAGAACAGCCTGGAGCGCCTTTACACCTGCCGCGAGAACCTCGATTTTGCCCTGAGCAAGACCGCGTTCGGTACCGATGAGACCCTGACCGCCAAGGCAGACGAGGCCCGCGCCAAGTTCTGCAAGGCCATGGACGATGACCTGAACACCCCCGATGCGCTGGCTGCCGTGTTCGATCTGGTCAAGGAGATCAACACCCTGTCCGCTGCCTCCTCCAAGGCTGCGCTGGAGGCTGCCGCCAAGGCATTCGATGAGATCACCGGCGTGCTGGGCCTGATGTACAACCGCAAGAAGGACGAGGTGCCCGCCGAGGTGACGGAGCTGGTGGAAAAGCGCGCCGCCGCCAAGAAGGCCAAGGACTGGGCCGCTGCGGATGCCATCCGCGCACAGCTCACCGAGATGGGCTGGGCTGTCAAAGATACCGCCCAGGGCCCGCAGCTGAGCAAAATTTAA
- the rsmD gene encoding 16S rRNA (guanine(966)-N(2))-methyltransferase RsmD, whose translation MRVIAGEARGRRLEALPGTEITRPTMDQVKEAMFSIVQFDLPGARVLDLYAGSGQLGIEALSRGAARCVFLDENREAVNIVMKNCKNCGVFDRSRVNIGEAARYLSACHEQFDIVLLDPPFHTGTLEKILPGVDKCLAPGGIVICESETGLVLPAEVGGMTLKKQYKYGKVLLWKYGKPRQSTGEGDAE comes from the coding sequence ATGCGCGTTATTGCAGGAGAAGCACGGGGCCGCAGGCTGGAAGCCCTGCCCGGCACCGAGATCACCCGCCCGACGATGGATCAGGTCAAGGAGGCCATGTTCAGCATCGTCCAGTTCGACCTGCCCGGTGCCCGGGTGCTCGACCTCTACGCAGGCAGCGGCCAGCTGGGCATTGAAGCCCTGAGCCGGGGTGCGGCCCGGTGCGTGTTCCTGGACGAGAACCGGGAGGCCGTGAACATCGTGATGAAGAACTGCAAGAACTGCGGCGTGTTTGACCGCAGCCGGGTCAACATCGGCGAGGCGGCACGGTATCTCTCCGCCTGCCATGAGCAGTTCGACATCGTGCTGCTGGACCCGCCCTTCCACACCGGCACGCTGGAAAAGATCCTGCCCGGCGTGGACAAATGCCTGGCTCCGGGCGGCATCGTGATCTGCGAGAGTGAGACCGGCCTGGTGCTGCCTGCCGAGGTGGGCGGCATGACCCTGAAAAAACAGTATAAATACGGCAAAGTCCTGCTGTGGAAGTATGGTAAGCCCCGGCAGAGCACCGGAGAGGGAGATGCGGAATGA